A section of the Chryseobacterium ginsenosidimutans genome encodes:
- a CDS encoding alpha-amylase, translating into MNGVIIQFFHWYHSGELWKEFSEKVEFLKDLGFTAVWLPPANKCSLGKEGRGYDIYDLYDLGEFDQKGGISTRYGTKDEYLAAIKKAQNAGISVYADIVLNHRMGGDEEEQITVHQVNEENRNEVITDPMEVVANTKFTFPGRQGKYSEFIWDHQCFSGIDIVKKDGKEVKGIFKIHNETGTEWTDSVSHQFGNYDYLMGADVEYRNPHVVQEMKNWIKWYLETTRVDGIRLDALKHISSDFLKEWITYIKTELNPDCYVLGEFWKDEAEKITYFSDEMDDLISCFDAPLHYNLFSASKDGKDYDLSQILKGSFLEKKPVFSVSFVENHDTQQLQALESSVRDWFKPMAYAIILLCEDAYPCVFYPDLFGAEYVDLKDGEEVKIVMPKIEALPKLLKARKQFAYGEQINYFDDPNCIAWIRKGTEENSGCVVIISNSDEGCKEIDLGKENAHSKYIDFLEQRKDEIQTDENGIATFPVNPKSVSVWIKATE; encoded by the coding sequence ATGAATGGAGTGATTATTCAGTTTTTCCATTGGTATCATTCTGGTGAACTTTGGAAAGAATTTTCTGAAAAAGTAGAGTTTTTAAAGGATCTTGGTTTCACTGCTGTATGGCTTCCTCCTGCCAACAAATGTTCTCTTGGAAAAGAAGGTCGCGGATATGATATTTATGACTTGTATGATCTTGGTGAGTTTGATCAGAAAGGAGGTATTTCCACAAGATACGGAACAAAAGATGAGTATTTAGCTGCGATTAAAAAAGCACAGAATGCCGGAATTTCTGTATATGCAGACATTGTCCTCAATCACAGAATGGGTGGAGATGAAGAAGAGCAGATTACAGTACATCAGGTAAATGAAGAAAATCGCAATGAAGTTATTACAGATCCAATGGAAGTTGTGGCCAATACAAAATTTACATTTCCTGGAAGACAGGGAAAATATTCTGAGTTTATTTGGGATCATCAATGTTTTAGCGGAATTGACATCGTCAAAAAAGACGGAAAAGAAGTAAAAGGAATTTTTAAAATCCATAATGAAACTGGCACAGAATGGACGGATTCCGTAAGTCATCAATTCGGAAATTATGACTATTTAATGGGTGCTGATGTAGAATATAGAAATCCACATGTGGTTCAGGAAATGAAAAACTGGATCAAATGGTATCTGGAAACAACCCGTGTCGACGGAATTCGTTTAGATGCTTTGAAACATATTTCATCTGATTTTCTGAAAGAATGGATTACTTATATAAAAACAGAGCTCAATCCCGATTGCTATGTTTTGGGAGAATTCTGGAAAGATGAGGCTGAAAAAATAACTTATTTTTCTGATGAGATGGATGATCTTATTTCCTGTTTTGATGCACCACTTCATTACAATTTATTTTCTGCTTCAAAAGATGGAAAAGACTATGATCTTAGCCAGATTTTAAAGGGAAGTTTTCTGGAAAAAAAACCTGTTTTTTCTGTTTCATTTGTTGAAAATCATGATACCCAGCAATTACAGGCTTTAGAATCTTCGGTTAGAGATTGGTTCAAACCAATGGCTTATGCTATTATTTTATTGTGTGAGGATGCTTATCCGTGTGTTTTTTATCCTGATCTTTTTGGTGCAGAATACGTAGATTTAAAAGATGGTGAGGAAGTTAAAATAGTAATGCCAAAGATTGAAGCTTTACCTAAATTATTGAAAGCCAGGAAGCAATTTGCCTACGGTGAACAGATAAACTATTTTGATGATCCCAATTGCATTGCGTGGATAAGAAAAGGAACCGAAGAGAATTCAGGTTGCGTTGTTATTATTTCCAACAGTGATGAGGGCTGTAAAGAAATCGATCTTGGAAAAGAAAATGCCCATTCAAAATATATAGATTTTCTTGAGCAGAGAAAAGATGAAATTCAAACTGATGAAAACGGAATTGCAACTTTTCCGGTAAATCCAAAATCTGTAAGTGTTTGGATTAAAGCAACAGAATAA
- a CDS encoding catalase codes for MENNESQNEKLDQLRSFTTSNQNEKLTTNQGLKINNNQDSLKAGERGPSLLEDFILREKITHFDHERIPERIVHARGSGAHGVFKLNKSLEKYTKAKFLCEVGKETPVFIRFSTVAGSKGSTDLARDVRGFAVKFYTEEGNYDLVANNMPVFFIQDAIKFPDLVHAVKPEPDNEIPQAASAHDTFWDFISLMPESMHMIMWLMSDRAIPRSFRMMEGFGVHSFKFINDAGVSHFVKFHFKPKLGVHSVAWDEAQKISGVDPDFHKRDLWESIEAGNFPEWDFGVQIIPEEDEHNFDFDLLDPTKIVPEEVVPVQIVGTLTLNKNPDNFFAETEQVAFHPGHLVPGIDFSNDPLLQGRLFSYTDTQLSRLGSPNFHEIPINRSINTVHNNQRDGHMRQQIAKGKVSYEPNSIGGGCPFQAMMKEGGFTSHQERISGTKIRARSESFVDHYSQAKLFYNSQSIPEKQHLQKALIFELSKVTIPAIRERVVGQLAFINMDLAKTVAQKLGLEVKKLELPNQSIPANADPAGLQSEEREPATKFSNALSMENTIKDTISSRVIGFILADGVDIGDVNVLKTKIESQKARVDFIAPSLALVKAGDGSLITPKHTLTNTASVCFDAIYICSGENSVNELLDPENKYAVLNFVNEAYKHCKAIYFGAETDGIYKASNVNNKKHEDPAIIISYVENADEEFIKAVAQHRVWELEKERNS; via the coding sequence ATGGAAAACAACGAAAGTCAAAACGAAAAGCTAGATCAGCTAAGGTCATTTACTACATCAAATCAAAACGAAAAGCTAACAACTAATCAAGGATTAAAAATAAATAATAATCAAGACTCTTTAAAAGCAGGAGAAAGAGGCCCAAGTTTATTGGAAGACTTTATTTTAAGAGAAAAAATTACTCATTTTGATCACGAAAGAATCCCGGAAAGAATAGTTCATGCCCGAGGTTCAGGAGCTCACGGAGTTTTTAAACTAAATAAGAGCCTTGAGAAATATACAAAAGCGAAATTCTTATGTGAAGTTGGTAAAGAAACTCCTGTTTTCATAAGATTTTCTACCGTTGCTGGAAGTAAAGGAAGTACAGATTTGGCAAGAGATGTAAGAGGTTTTGCCGTAAAATTTTATACTGAAGAAGGTAATTACGATCTCGTAGCCAACAATATGCCTGTATTTTTTATTCAGGATGCAATAAAATTTCCAGATCTTGTGCATGCCGTAAAACCAGAACCCGACAACGAAATTCCGCAGGCCGCCTCTGCTCACGATACATTTTGGGATTTTATTTCATTAATGCCCGAAAGTATGCACATGATTATGTGGCTGATGAGCGACAGGGCGATTCCTAGAAGTTTCAGAATGATGGAAGGTTTTGGAGTTCATTCGTTTAAGTTTATAAATGATGCAGGGGTATCACATTTCGTAAAATTCCATTTTAAACCAAAATTGGGAGTTCATTCCGTAGCTTGGGATGAAGCTCAGAAGATTTCGGGTGTTGATCCTGATTTTCATAAAAGGGATCTTTGGGAATCCATAGAAGCAGGTAATTTCCCGGAATGGGATTTCGGAGTGCAGATTATTCCTGAAGAAGATGAACACAATTTTGATTTTGATCTGTTAGATCCTACTAAAATTGTTCCTGAAGAAGTAGTTCCTGTACAGATAGTCGGAACTTTAACTTTAAATAAAAATCCTGACAACTTCTTTGCAGAAACAGAGCAGGTTGCTTTTCATCCGGGTCATCTCGTTCCGGGAATAGATTTCAGCAATGATCCGTTGTTACAAGGGAGATTATTTTCTTATACGGATACACAATTATCAAGATTAGGTTCTCCGAATTTCCATGAAATCCCAATTAACAGATCAATTAATACCGTTCACAACAATCAGCGTGACGGTCATATGAGACAGCAAATTGCGAAAGGAAAAGTGAGTTATGAACCAAATTCTATCGGTGGAGGCTGTCCTTTTCAGGCGATGATGAAAGAAGGAGGTTTTACTTCTCATCAGGAAAGAATTTCGGGCACAAAGATCAGAGCGCGAAGTGAAAGTTTTGTAGATCATTATTCTCAGGCAAAATTATTTTACAACAGCCAATCAATCCCAGAAAAACAGCATCTTCAAAAGGCATTAATTTTTGAGTTATCAAAAGTTACGATTCCTGCAATAAGAGAAAGGGTAGTCGGACAGCTTGCTTTTATCAATATGGATCTTGCTAAAACAGTGGCCCAAAAATTAGGGTTAGAAGTTAAAAAGCTTGAGTTGCCCAATCAAAGTATTCCCGCAAATGCAGATCCTGCCGGCTTGCAAAGTGAAGAACGTGAACCTGCAACAAAATTTTCTAACGCTTTAAGCATGGAAAATACCATTAAGGATACTATTTCGAGCAGAGTAATCGGATTTATTCTGGCGGACGGAGTAGATATCGGAGATGTAAATGTTTTAAAAACAAAAATTGAAAGTCAAAAAGCAAGGGTAGATTTTATCGCTCCAAGTTTAGCACTTGTAAAAGCGGGTGACGGAAGCTTAATTACTCCGAAACATACATTGACAAATACCGCAAGCGTTTGTTTTGATGCGATTTATATCTGTTCAGGAGAAAATTCTGTTAACGAGCTTTTAGATCCTGAAAATAAATATGCTGTTTTGAATTTCGTTAATGAAGCTTATAAACATTGCAAAGCAATCTATTTCGGAGCTGAAACAGACGGAATTTACAAAGCAAGTAATGTCAATAATAAAAAACACGAAGATCCTGCTATTATTATTTCTTATGTTGAAAATGCTGATGAAGAATTTATAAAAGCAGTCGCACAGCATCGAGTTTGGGAACTAGAAAAAGAAAGAAACAGTTAA
- a CDS encoding zinc-dependent alcohol dehydrogenase has product MKAAVFHAPGNITCDTMDDPIIQDQNDIILKVTSTAICGSDLHMYSGGLPQLRPMVMGHEFMGIIEETGKNITHLKVGDRVVVPFPIACGGCFFCQHDLPSACENSNPEHYGPEGGILTEKGGALFGYTDLYGGYNGGQAQYVRVPYANFGPRKVADNLTDEQVLFLTDIFPTGYIGVMWGELKGGETVVIFGAGPVGSMAAKSAILHNAKKVIVIDTLPYRLEQIKRLTGCDTIQWEDADQTVQQIRDLTDGRGADLCIDAVGFEPDRSFLDRAKAVVNFEKGSIKVLEACLSGVRRGGIVSILGVYPVNYDNFKLGQIFDKGITIKAGQAHVHVIIDKLLKYVENGQVKLDDIITHRLSLDEVAKGYEIFYKREDGCVKVVLDPWK; this is encoded by the coding sequence ATGAAAGCTGCAGTTTTTCACGCTCCAGGTAATATTACCTGTGACACTATGGATGATCCTATTATTCAGGATCAAAACGACATTATTTTAAAAGTTACTTCAACAGCCATTTGCGGAAGCGATCTGCATATGTATTCGGGAGGATTACCCCAATTGAGACCGATGGTTATGGGGCACGAATTCATGGGAATTATTGAAGAAACAGGAAAAAATATCACTCATCTGAAAGTAGGAGACAGAGTAGTCGTTCCGTTTCCTATTGCTTGTGGAGGATGCTTTTTTTGTCAGCATGATCTTCCGAGTGCCTGCGAAAACAGTAATCCTGAACACTACGGTCCGGAGGGAGGCATTCTGACGGAAAAAGGAGGCGCATTATTTGGATATACCGATCTTTACGGTGGCTACAACGGTGGGCAGGCGCAATATGTAAGGGTTCCATACGCTAATTTTGGTCCACGAAAGGTTGCTGATAATCTTACAGATGAGCAGGTTTTATTCCTTACAGATATTTTCCCGACAGGGTATATAGGAGTTATGTGGGGAGAACTGAAAGGCGGTGAAACTGTTGTCATTTTCGGAGCCGGACCTGTTGGTTCTATGGCTGCTAAAAGTGCAATTCTTCACAATGCGAAAAAAGTGATCGTGATTGATACCTTACCTTACAGATTGGAACAAATTAAAAGATTGACAGGCTGTGATACGATTCAATGGGAAGATGCAGATCAGACTGTTCAGCAAATCAGGGATTTAACAGACGGCCGTGGTGCAGATCTTTGCATTGATGCTGTAGGTTTTGAGCCTGACCGAAGCTTTTTAGACAGAGCAAAAGCAGTGGTTAATTTCGAAAAAGGTTCAATTAAAGTCTTAGAAGCCTGTCTCAGTGGAGTAAGACGTGGCGGGATTGTCTCTATTTTAGGGGTTTATCCTGTTAATTATGATAATTTTAAACTTGGGCAGATTTTCGATAAAGGAATAACTATTAAAGCAGGTCAGGCACATGTGCATGTAATTATCGACAAACTTTTAAAATATGTTGAAAACGGACAGGTAAAACTGGATGATATTATTACTCACAGGCTCTCTTTGGATGAAGTGGCAAAAGGCTATGAAATTTTTTATAAAAGAGAAGACGGCTGCGTGAAGGTAGTATTAGATCCTTGGAAATAA
- a CDS encoding CinA family protein has translation MEFQQNLLEYISSSLINANQTVSIAESVTSGLLQLAFSQMPNASLFYKGGITTYTLPEKVKFLNVDRTEAKENDCVTQDIADTMALNVAKSFETDWGIAITGYATPVRNSGFKVYSFFSFSYKGETVLSKHIDFHPKTQPLDAQLYYTEFILGCFKGELKEIVSSD, from the coding sequence ATGGAATTTCAGCAAAATTTACTTGAATACATCAGCAGTTCATTAATAAATGCCAACCAAACTGTTTCAATTGCAGAAAGTGTAACTTCAGGACTATTGCAGCTTGCTTTTTCTCAGATGCCCAATGCTAGTTTATTTTACAAAGGCGGCATTACAACCTATACTTTACCCGAAAAAGTAAAATTTTTAAATGTCGATAGAACTGAAGCTAAAGAAAACGATTGTGTCACTCAGGATATAGCTGATACAATGGCGTTAAATGTAGCAAAATCATTTGAAACAGATTGGGGAATTGCAATTACGGGTTACGCAACGCCTGTAAGAAATTCCGGGTTTAAAGTTTACTCCTTTTTTTCCTTTAGCTATAAAGGAGAAACCGTGTTATCAAAGCATATCGATTTCCATCCTAAAACTCAGCCTTTGGATGCCCAATTATATTATACCGAATTTATTTTAGGATGTTTTAAGGGTGAACTTAAGGAAATAGTGAGCTCAGATTAA
- a CDS encoding NAD(P)/FAD-dependent oxidoreductase: MNRDGTRKSIWQEEIKRFPSDGDLNQLFDVVIVGGGITGISTAVRLQLSGKKCVILEASNIGFGTTGGTSAHLNDFFDTTYAQAIKDFGLQNAKLLKYVGIEAKNIIKNNIHEFNIDCDFENKTAYLFALDEKQEKQLNDIVEGASQVGHQMIFTNDIPFPIPFKRAAVIPDQGQFHPIKYIKGLAEAFIDKGGIIEEDCLCESHDEQEDFVTLKTSKGTVRAKKVVYATHIPPGVNILHFTVAPYRSYVIAFSLKGNNYPKDLGYDLTDPYHYYRIQNINGEDLLIAGGEDHKTGHADDTGECFSKLENYVRQYFDVDTTMYSLVKPVLRTC, encoded by the coding sequence ATGAATAGGGACGGAACCAGAAAAAGTATTTGGCAGGAAGAAATCAAAAGGTTTCCTTCTGATGGAGATCTTAATCAGTTATTTGATGTAGTAATTGTCGGTGGCGGAATTACAGGGATTTCAACAGCCGTTAGATTACAGCTTTCAGGTAAGAAATGTGTTATTCTGGAGGCTTCGAATATTGGTTTTGGAACGACCGGCGGAACTTCTGCTCATCTAAATGATTTCTTCGATACTACTTATGCTCAGGCAATTAAAGATTTTGGATTACAGAATGCAAAACTCCTGAAATATGTAGGAATTGAGGCGAAGAATATTATTAAAAACAATATTCATGAATTTAATATCGACTGCGATTTTGAAAATAAGACCGCCTATCTCTTCGCATTGGACGAAAAGCAGGAAAAACAGTTAAATGACATTGTGGAAGGTGCCTCACAAGTTGGGCATCAGATGATTTTTACCAATGATATTCCTTTTCCTATTCCTTTTAAAAGGGCAGCTGTAATCCCCGATCAGGGGCAATTTCATCCTATAAAGTATATTAAAGGGCTCGCAGAAGCTTTTATTGATAAGGGTGGGATTATTGAAGAAGATTGTCTGTGTGAAAGCCATGATGAACAGGAAGATTTTGTTACATTGAAAACCTCCAAAGGAACTGTGAGAGCAAAGAAAGTAGTCTATGCAACACATATTCCGCCGGGAGTAAATATTCTCCATTTTACTGTTGCCCCTTACCGAAGCTATGTAATTGCTTTTAGCTTAAAGGGTAATAATTATCCTAAAGATCTGGGTTATGATCTTACAGACCCTTATCATTACTACAGAATTCAGAATATTAATGGTGAAGATTTGTTAATTGCAGGTGGAGAAGATCACAAGACCGGTCATGCGGATGATACCGGAGAATGTTTTTCAAAACTGGAGAATTATGTCCGTCAATATTTTGATGTTGATACTACAATGTACAGTTTGGTCAAGCCAGTATTACGAACCTGTTGA
- a CDS encoding Rieske 2Fe-2S domain-containing protein: MSVNILMLILQCTVWSSQYYEPVDGMPYIGKLPGSNGNIYVSTGFRGNGMMFGTITSQILSDLIIEGSNKYEKLFDPARIKPIAGFSNFVKEGISVAVDFVKDKIFSEKIASLNELKEGEAKVIQYEGESYAVYKEARGKLHILKSTCPHTKCEVRWNSAEISWDCPCHGSRFNVNGKLLTAPAVNNLQRITPEQEI, translated from the coding sequence ATGTCCGTCAATATTTTGATGTTGATACTACAATGTACAGTTTGGTCAAGCCAGTATTACGAACCTGTTGACGGAATGCCTTATATTGGGAAATTGCCGGGAAGTAACGGTAATATCTATGTTTCTACAGGCTTCAGGGGAAACGGGATGATGTTTGGAACGATTACATCTCAGATTTTAAGTGATTTAATTATTGAAGGATCAAATAAATATGAAAAACTTTTTGATCCGGCCAGAATAAAACCTATTGCAGGCTTTTCGAATTTTGTAAAAGAAGGGATAAGTGTTGCAGTAGATTTTGTAAAAGATAAAATTTTTAGTGAAAAGATAGCTTCTCTGAATGAGCTTAAAGAAGGTGAAGCCAAAGTCATACAGTATGAAGGCGAATCGTATGCAGTTTATAAAGAAGCCAGAGGAAAATTGCATATTCTAAAAAGCACATGTCCACATACAAAATGCGAAGTGCGGTGGAATAGTGCAGAAATCAGTTGGGATTGCCCTTGTCACGGTTCACGGTTCAATGTCAACGGCAAACTGCTTACAGCACCCGCAGTCAACAATTTGCAAAGAATAACTCCTGAACAGGAAATATAA